In Chryseobacterium sp., the genomic window CTCCTTTTTTCATGTCAGCTGAACGGGTAAGGAAGTTTACTGTACCTCCTACAGATGCAATCGCTAACTTAGAAGAACCAAGACCTCTCTGAACCTGTAACGTACTTGTTACATCAGATAATCCAGTCCAGTTTGAGAAATAAACAGTACCACCTTCCATATCATTTACCGGCATACCGTTTACCATAACCGCGATGTTTCTTGATTCGAAACCTCTGATCGTAAGACCTCCATCACCAAAACCACCTCCGGATTTTGTAGCGTAAACAGATGGAGTAGTGTTCAAAATCTCAGGTAATTCCTGATTTCCTAATCTTTCTACAAGTTGTGCTGCTTTAATAGTAGATGCAGCAACAGGTGTCTTTCTATCTTTAGCGATATCCGTAACACCTCTTAGGATTACCTCGTCAATGTCTTTAGACTTAGTCTTCACTGTGTCCTGAACCTGCTGAGCGTAATAAACACTAGCTGTAGATAATGTGATAACTGCAGTTAGTATCGATTTGTTGATTAATTTCATAATCGTTAGTAATAATTAGATTTAATTTTCTGCAAAATTCGCAAAATAAAATTTAACCATTATTAACTAAATGTTAATTTTTAATCAATCTTAATAAGTAGTAAGGAATTGATTTTCAGTTTTGTATATAAAAATTGACATTTTGTATGAAAAAAGTCATGTTATTGTATTTTTAACAAAATAGGATTGTTTTTGTTAAAAATACAACGCTATTTCACGGCTTTGAGACTCAAATCTATATTTTTAGCTGAGTGGGTAAGGGCTCCGGCAGAGATAAATGTGACCCCTGTAGAAGCGATTTCTTTGAGCATATCGCGGGTAATTCCACCGGAAGCTTCAGACTCGCATGAGCCATTGATCATGTCGACTGCCAGTTTCATTGTTTCGACATCCATATTGTCAAGCATGATTCTGTCTACCTTTGCATTGATCGCTTCCTGAACTTCTTCAAGGTTTCTGGTTTCAACCTCTATCTTTAATTTTTTCTTATTCTGCTTAATGTAATCTTTAGCCATTGCTACCGCGTTGGTAATGCTTCCGTTATAATCAATATGATTGTCTTTCAGCATGATCATATCATAAAGCCCATATCTATGATTGGTTCCTCCGCCGATTGCAACTGCCCATTTTTCGCAGATTCTGAAATTGGGTGTTGTTTTTCTGGTATCTAACAGCTTGGTTTTAGTGCCTACTAATCTTGAATCCCATTCATGAGTCAGTGTTGCAATGCCACTCATTCTTTGCATACAGTTGAGGATCAGTCTTTCGGTAGAAAGAATAGATCTTGCACTTCCGGTTACTATAAGGGCAATATCCCCTGCTTTTGCTAAGTCACCGTCTTTCAGAAAGATTTCAACTTTTAAATTTTTGTCAAAAGTTTTGAAAATAAATTCAGCCAATTCTACACCAGCCAAAATGCAGTCCTGTTTTACCAGAAGTTTTGCGCTTTGTTCCAGCTCTTTCGGAATGGTTGAAAGAGTAGAGTGGTCGCCATCCCGGATGTCTTCTTCCAATGCATTGTTAATAAATGTTTTTAATGCTTTATCGGTAACGTAGCTTGGTCTTTTCATGTGGTATGCTTTTTAGGCTAAATCTTTATTGTAAAATGCACCCTTATTTTCTTTCATTTCCATAGACTGGGTAATGATAAGGTGTGCAACGGTTGTTAGGTTTCTTAATTCTGAGAGTTGTGGAGAAAGTATAGAGTAGTGGTAGATTTCATCTACAGCTGCTGCAATTTCCTGATGCTTTTGCAAGGCCATATTCAAACGTCTGTTGCTTCTCACAATTCCCACAAGGTCGCTCATCATTTCCTGAAGCTGTTTTCTAAGGTAGCTGATAATGACCATTTCATCCATGATTTTCATTCCTTCCTCATTCCATTCCGGAACAGCTTTCAGATCATCGAAGTTAAAATGGTTCTCATTCAGCAGTTCTGCTGTTTTCATCGCAGCATTATGGCCAAACACTAAACCTTCGAGCAGGGAGTTGGAGGCCAGCCTGTTGGCTCCATGCAATCCTGAATTGGTACATTCGCCAACGGCAAAAAGGTTTTTAATGGATGACTGCCCGTCTCTGTCTACCTCAATACCTCCCATCAGGTAATGGCAGGCAGGAACAACAGGAATTAACTGCGTGAAAGGATCGATCCCTTCGTCTTTACATTTTTTATAAATATTGGGGAAATGCTCCAGGAACTTTTCATGATTCATTTCGCGGCAGTCGAGACCTACATACTCGTCCCCTGAAACTTTCATTTCGTTGTCAATTGCTCTGGCAACGATGTCTCTTGAAGCGAGTTCTTCCCGTTCATCATATTTGTGCATGAACTTTTCCCCTCTTTTGGTTCTTAATTTCGCACCATCACCGCGTACCGCTTCAGAGATGAGGAAGAGCATTCCATCAATTTTACTATATAAGGCTGTAGGATGAAACTGATAGTACTGCATATTGGACACCTTTCCCTTCGCCCGTGCTACGAAAGCTATTCCGTCTCCGGTTGCGATCTTAGGATTGGTGGTATTTTTGTAAACGTGTCCGGCTCCTCCGGTAGCTGCCAGTGTAATCTTAGAAGTGATTTTCTTGATTGTTTTGGACTTTTCATCCAGAATATAAGCTCCATAGCAATGAATGTCTCCCTCGTTCAGTTCTTTACCCGGAACATGGTGCTGGGTAATGATATCGATCACATAATGATGGTCTAAAATTTCAATGTTTGGGCTGTTATTGGCTGTTTCCAATAAGGCTCTTTCAATTTCAAATCCGGTGATATCTTTGTGATGAACAATCCTGTTTTCGGTATGGCCTCCCTCTCTCCCTAAAGCAAATTCGCCGTTTTTCATATCAAACTGGGCGCCCCACTCGACAATTTCATTAAATCTTGCCGGAGCTTCTTTCACTACCATTTCTACCACATCGCGTTTGTTTTCACCGTCTCCGGCCCTCATGGTATCTTCGATATGCTTTTCAAAATTATCTTTTTTGAAATCTGTAACTACGGCCAGCCCGCCTTGGGCATATTTCGTATTGCTTTCGTCTTCGTCAGATTTTGTTACGATAATGATTTTGGCATCAGGGAGTTGTTCGGAAACTTTAATGGCATAGGAAAGTCCGGAAATGCCGGAACCAATTACTAATACATCCGCTTTTATCATAGGCTTGCTTTAGGTACAATCGTTTAAAGATTACATAAATTTAAACAATTTTTCGTTTGGTTTTCTTACTTTTTTCATGTGCTGGAAATGATCTTCTTCAGAACGGTAGCCTAAAGCGAGGGTAACGGTTACTTTTTCTGTTTCGGGATTTATATTCAGAATCTCTTCTATAAGATCCTGCCGGAAGCCTTCCATTGGGCAAGTGTCTATATTTTCAATAGCAGCGGCATACATAAGATTCGCCAATACAATATAAGACTGCTTTTCTGCCCAGTTGAAAATTTCATCCTGTGTTTTCTGTACAATATGTTGATTAATGCTGTTTCTGAAGGGTTCAAGCTTTTCTACCGAAGTCTGACGTATTTCAGAAATATGATTAAAATAGCCTTGAACATAGCTCTCTTCAATTATTTTTTTTGAAATAATAACAACAAGGTGAGAACAGGTGGAGATTTGTGATGGATTATAAAAAGCCGGAATTAATTTCTGTTTCATCTCCTCACTTTCAACCACTACAATTTTATAGGGCTGAAGACCCAATGAACTTGCAGACAGTTTCCCTGACTCAAGAATATTGAAAAGGGTTTCTTGAGGAATGATTTGATGATTAAATTTTTTTACAGAATATCTTCTGCTTAAAGCTTCCAAATAATTCATAGGACAAATTTAAGAATTGAATATGAATAAAATGGGTTTAAAATGAAATATATCCTCTTAAATAATATAAAAAATCACTCCCGGTAAAGGAGTGATTTTTTTATGATAATGGCTGGTTCTCTTAATCTCTGTTTTTGACCATGATCCATCCTGAGAATTTTATTGGGGTACTGATTTTATTGTTCTCATTCCATGTTACGGAATACCAGTAACTTCCTGTAGGAACTCTTCTTCCGTTTGCTGTTCCATTCCATATGTATCTGTTGGTTTTATCAGCTTTGAAAAGCTGCACGCCATATCTGTCATAAATGTTGACTTCCAGGTTCTGTTTATGGGCTAAAGCAGAATAATCTACCACATCATTGATGCCGTCATCATTAGGAGTGATTACGTTGATAAGATTAGGAACCGTGATATTGATTTCGATTGGGGCACAATTATAACTGTCTTTTACAAATACTTTTGCCTCGCCTCTGGAAACATTGCTGAATATGTTAGAGTCTTGCCAGTTAACATTGTCCATTGAATATTGATAAGGGGGCGTTCCTCCGTTTACATACACGGTAACTGTATTTCCCGAAATATCAATGCTTGTCACAACAGGATTTTCAGATGCATATACTTTTACGGTTTGTACGGCAACGCAGTCTCCTGTTTTAAGCTTAACCCAGTAGGTGCCCACTCCTACATTGCTGATGGTTTGAGTGGTGGCTCCTGTGCTCCATTCGTAGCTTTTAAATCCTGGCCCCGCATCTAATGTTGTCTTGCCTTCCATGCAAATGATTTTATCCTTTAAAACAGTGGAAAAGGTTGGCGGAATAACAGTTAAAGTTACTTTAGCGACTGAGTAGCATCCGTTTGCATTGGTCACTTTAATATAAATTACCCCTGTAGGAGCAATGTATGTTGTAAGATTGGTGGTAATCTCATTGGTTCCGTTAATGGCGTCCGTTAACGATGGGTAATATTTTTTTGTAGTTCCGTTCTGTGTGGTTACTGAAACTCCTGTCAGGTTAAAGGAAGCCGTAGATGGATTGGTTTCTATAGAACATGATCTGATTTCAGCATCATTCACTACCACTACAGGGTAGATGTTTAATGTTATTTTAGCGGTGCTTACACATCCTTGTTGTGTGGTCACCTTTACATATACTGTTGCTGCTGGTGAAACATATACCGCCGGATTGGTAATCAGATTGGTTCCTGCGTTCAGGTCGTAAAGGGAAGGATAGAATTCTTTAGTAACCCCCGGTACAGTGGTTACTGCAGCAGAAGTAAGGTCAAATGTTGCCGTTCCTGCATTGTTATTGTTACATCCGTTGAGAGTAGCGTCACTTGCAGCGAAAGGGGTTGGGTTGAGTTGTATGATTCCATCTCCATTATCACAAAGTGTAGAAGTAGGATCCTTGACCACTACTTTGATGGTTGTATTTCCTGTATATTGGAAAGCTGAAGGATTGGCAATAGGGGTTGAACTTCCCTGTATGTAATAGGTGAAAATATAATTTCCGGGATTATTGACAAATTGATTATTGTAAGAAGTAAGGTCTACGACACCATTTCCTGTCGCTGGATTTGCACAGACGAATGGAGTAACCGTATTGTTCAGAATAGGAACTTTATCTACAAATACTTTAACATTTTTAATGGAGTGTCTGGCACTTGCTCCTCCTGTTGCAGCAGAGAATCCGAAATATCCCTGGGTCATTCCGATGGCGGCACCGGAAGGAGCAAATGATTGATCAACAATTAAAACCCCGTCAATCTTTATTTTAATGATCCAATTGGCTGGGTTAGTGAGATCTGTTTCTCCGTTTACCTCTACATGTTTATAGGTGCTCCCTACAAACGGTTGAGTAGCGTTGAGGTCAGGGGAGTGAAAAGTACTGTTGGGAGTGTTGTTAAACTCTATATTATTTCCGGCAGTGTTGTTGGTGCCATATAATATGTGTACTTTGCTCATTTGGCCCTCGGTCGCGTTGTTGAAGATGTCAAATCCCACCATGAGTCCTGATGCATTCGCAGGGATTCCCAGTCCGCCGCCTGCTACGAAGCCTGTTGGCGGATTGACAAGGTACCAGAATGTAAAGCCATCGCCCCTTCCAAACTGAGCGGTTCCGTTTCCGTCAATTCTGAAATCAAATTCTACTTTCCACTTGTCACAATAGCTTAATGTAATAGGAGTAGATAGTTTTATAGCCCCATATTTACTTGTCTGGTCAGTGGTCAGCCTTATAAAGTCTCCGCTGACAACGGCGTCTGAAACAAGATCCCATCCTGTAGTATTAACTGGATTTCCTGAGAGCTGGTAGGTTTGTGAGTGTATTTTAACAGGCAGACACAATAAAATAGTTAGTAAAAAAATAAGTATATCTTTTTTCATAGTAGATTGGTTGTGGTATTGTTTAATGATTGTTATAATGTGTTATGGCTTGCTTTGAATAAAAATGTTCAATATTCATAAAAAACTATCCTCTTTGAAAAAGGATAGTTTTCATCTTTTGCAGTTTACTCTCTGTTTTTTACCAATACCCATCCTGAGTATTTGGTTTCAGTATTGTTTTTGTTGTTTTCGTTCCATGAGATGGTGTACCAATAAGTTCCGGTAAGGATTTTTTTGCCGGAAGCCGTTCCGTCCCATTTGAAATTTCTTGTTTTATTTGCTTCGTAAAGTTTGTTTCCATATCTGTCATACACGATGAAAACTAAATTTTTCTTGTAAGCTAATGCAGAGTAATCAATAGCATCGTTTACATTGTCATCGTTTGGAGTGATGGCATTGACAAGATTGGGAACCGTAATCTGTACTTCAACAGGAGTACAATTGTAGAAATCTTTCACATAAACCTTTACCTCTCCGCGTTGAAGGCCTGTGAAAATATTGGAGTCCTGCCAATTGGACCCATCAACAGAATATCTGTATGGAGGAGTTCCTCCGGATACATTGATGGTGATTGTATTGTTGTTGATGTCAATGGTTGAAATAACAGGATTGGAAGATGGGATAACTTTTACATTCTGCTTGGTAATACAGTTTCCGGTTTTAAGCAGTACCCAGTAAAGGCCCACATCTACTCCTTTGATAGATTGGGTTTTGGCTCCTGTATTCCATTCATATCCATCGAAGCCCGGACCTGCATCCAGATCTGTTTTGTCACCGATACAGATGATTTTATCTTTCAGAACTGCGGATATAACGGGGGGAAGCACCATCAGATTGATCTTGGTTATGGCAAAACATCCGTTGCTGTCTGTCACTTTTACATATACGACTGTATTTGCCGAAACATACTGCTGAGGATTGGCTATTTCGTTGGTTCCGGCCAAAGCATCAGCGATGGAAGTGTAATATTTTTTGCTTACACCTGCCAATGGGGTTACATTTGCTGTGGTGAGGTCAAATACCGCAGTTGAAATATTGTTCTCGATAAAACAAGACCGAAGAGAGGCTTCGTTGACCTGGGTTTCAGGATAGAAAGCCAAGGTTATTTTTGCAGTGCCTGTACATCCCTGCGGTGTTGTTACTTTGACATATACTGTTCCGGGAGCGGATAGGTAATTGTCCGGAGAAGCAATTTCATTGACGCCTGCATTCAGATCAGTTAAAGTTTTGTAGTATTTTTTAATAGCGCCGGGAACATTCGTTACATTGGCTGTCGTCAGGTTGAAAACGGCGGTGCCAGCTTTGTTGTCATTGCAAGCCAAGAGTGTTTTATCATCAGCTTTAAACGGAGAAAGTACCAGCAATATTTTAGCATCAGGATTATCGCATAAAATCCCTGCATTATCTTTTATGACAACAGTTATGGTTGTGTCGGTATTGTATTGATAATTGGTCGGATTGGCAATAGGCGTAGAGCTCCCTAAAGGATAATAGGTGAAAGTATAGTTTCCTGGCGTGCTGACAAATTGAGAATTGAAAGTTGTTAAATTCACACTTCCGTATCCTGTGGTCGGATCGGGACAAAATGATTGAGTTGCTGTATTCTGCAGAATAGAAACTTTATCCGTGTAAATTTTTACATTTTTAATAGAATGTCTCGATCTTGCCCCTCCTGTAGAGGCTGAAAATCCAAAATAACCCACTGTCATTGAAGCGGCAGTACCTGAAGGAGCAAAAGACTGATTACAGATTACATTGCCATCAATGGTTATTTTTACAATCCAGTTGGTCGGAGCGGCAGGATCTACCTGGGCGGTTACTTCAACATGCTTAAAGGTGGTGCCCTGAAAAGGCAGGGTTGTATTCATGTCCGGTGAGTGAAAAGAACTTCCGGCAACATTGAAAAACTCTACGTTGTTGGTGTCGGTTGTATTGGTCACCTGTCCGTAGGCAACGTGAACCTTGCTCATCGTAGCTGCAGTTGTATTATTATAAGAGTCAAGTCCAACGATAAAACCTACTGCATTTTTGGAAACGCCAAGACCGGAACCCAATACACTGGCAACAGGTGGATTTGCAAGATACCAAAATGCAATTCCGTCACCATTGGAGGTTTGGTTAGAATCCATTCTGAAGTCGAATTCTACCCTCCATTTATCACAGTATTTTAAATTAATCGGATCATTCAGTCTGATAGATCCGGATTGGTGATTGGTGTCAGGAGTAAGCTGAATAAAATCACTATTGACTTGTGTAGGGGAAACCATTGTCCATCCGGTGGTATTGACGGGATTTCCGGTAAGCTGATATGTTTGGGCGAAAGATTTTTCCGATATGAAGAATAGCAGAACAGAAAAGTAGGCCAATAGATTTTTATTCATTTGAGTAGGAGTTTAATTTAATAAGTAAAGATATTAAATCCTAATCAAAAAATATGTATTTAATGTTAATTTCGCTAAAATATTAAATTATTATTTAAAATTTACGGTTTATTATGAGTTAGTGTAAATGTTATTGCGAATTTATATTGATTAAATTAAAATAAAGAATTGTCATCGAGGCCTTCAAAATAGATGTCTATTTCCAGATCGGGAGATTGGGCGGCAGCAACAGCTAATTTGTCGCAAAGTTCGTTTTCGAAATGGCCGGCATGTCCTTTTACCCAATGCATTTTGGGTTGGTGCTTGTTGTATAGTTCAATGAATTTTTTCCAGAGATCCGGGTTTTTTACATTCTTCCATCCTCTTTTTATCCATCCTGTAATCCAGTTTTGATTGACAGCATCCGCTACATATTTACTGTCGGTATAAACATGGATGTCATTTTCTGTGGACTTTAGTTTTTCCAGAGCGGTAATGACGGCCAGGAGCTCCATCCTGTTATTGGTGGTCTTCCGGAAACCTTTAGAAAATGTTTTCTGGTAGTTTTTTTCGGGAACGCGCATAAGAATGCCATATCCTCCCTTTCCGGGATTACCGCTGCAGGCACCGTCAGTATATATTTCGATTTTCAAACTTGTTTTTTTAAATTAGCAGGTTTTCAATTGTACCTTTTAAAAAGGAAAATCATCGTCATCATCAAAATCATTCATGGATGACCCGGAAAGCTGTGAGCTGTCTGGTAAGTCAAATGCTGCACCAGGCTGAATGGTTGTTTTGATTCTGTCAAAACCACTTGGTTCATTGGACCCGAAATTGGAAGGATATCCACCTCCTGCTCCTCCATCAAATGCAGCCTCGATATCTCCAAATTTGGCAAAGTGCTTTAAGAAAGATAATCTCACATCGGCTGTAGCACCATTTCTGTGTTTTGCAATAATCAGTTCGGCCTGGTTTTCTGTAGAAGTTTCCTGCCCCTCTTCATCGTTATCCCATACCGTAATTTTATAATATTCAGGTCTGAAGATGAAAGATACGATATCGGCATCCTGCTCAATCGCTCCGGATTCCCTCAGATCTGAAAGCTGAGGTCTCTTTCCGGGACGGGCTTCCACACTTCTTGAAAGCTGGGATAGGGCGATTACCGGGACATTTAATTCTTTTGCAATCGCCTTCAGGGAACGGGAGATCATGGAGATTTCCTGCTCACGGTTTCCCACGCCTTTTCCGCCTCCTCCTGCGGTCATCAGCTGAAGGTAGTCGACCATGATCAGCCTTACGCCATGCTGCATTACCAATCTCCGGCATTTGGCACGGAAGTCAAAAATGGACAGGGATGGAGTTTCATCGATGTATAATGGAGCATTTTCCAATTCTGAAACATTCGAGAAGAGCCTCTGCCATTCATCGTCATCCAGCGTTCCTTTTCTTAATTTCTCAGAGGAGATTCTGGTCTCAGAAGCGATCATCCTGGTGATAAGCTGTACCGAAGCCATCTCGAGCGAGAAAAGAGCCATCGGGATCTTGTGTCCCACAGCAATATTTCTTGCCATGGAAAGAAGGAATGCTGTTTTACCCATCGCCGGACGTGCCGCAATGATGATAAGGTCAGAATTCTGCCAGCCCCCTGTTTCTTTATCCACATCCCTAAAGCCGGAAGGAACTCCTGAAAGCCCTTGCTTGTCTTTTAAAGATTTAATTGTATCAATAGCCTGTTTTACTAATGAGTTTGCGGTATCGAAACCCTTTTTGATCGTTCCGTTGGTGATCTCAAAAAAAGACTGCTCTGCTTTATCCAAAAGCTCAAAAACATCGGTTGATTCTTTATACGAAGAGTCAATTACGTTGGCAGAAACATTAATAAGACTTCTTAAAATGTATTTTTCAAGAATGACACGCACGTGGTATTCAATATGGGCAGATGAACTTACCCCCATGGTCAGATCGATGATGTAATGATCCCCTCCGGCCTGGCTTAGTTTGTCTTCTTTTTTTAAATCCTGGATAATGGTCATTAAGTCTACCGGGTGGTTACCCTCGTAGAGTTTTAAAATCGTAGAAAAGATGACCTGATGTCTCGGATCATAAAATACTTCAGGAGTAAGAAGGTCAATGGAGTGGTCCAGGCCCTTTTTGTCGATCAAAAAGGTTCCGATAACAAGTCTTTCGAAATCCACTGCATTGGGTGGCATTTTCCCATCCGCAATAGAAAGTTCTTTTGCAAAGTTTCCGTGAGTTAGGGATGATAATGTTTCTTTCTGCGCCATAATGCAAAGATAGTTTATTTACAAAATAATTGAAAAATAGTATTCAACAAATTATCAGGAGTTCTTGTGAAAATACTGTAAACAGGACATTGGGGGTGTTGATAAAAAAAATCACCTCGGTCCGAGGTGATTTTTATGAGAGTATGAATAAAAACTTATTCTTTATTTTTTACCAATACCCATCCTGAGTACTTGGTTTCAGTGTTATTCTTGTCATTTTCATTCCATGAAATCGTGTACCAGTAAGTTCCTGTCGGGATTTTTTTACCAAAGGCAGTTCCGTCCCATGTGAAATTTCTGATTTTGCCCGCCTCATGAAGTTTGTTTCCGTATCTGTCATAGACTATAAAGACAAGATTTTTCTTGTACGCTAATGCTGAATAGTCAATGACATCATTTACGTTGTCTCCGTTTGGAGTAATGGCATTGATGAGGTTAGGAACAGTAACTGTCACCTGAACTGGAATACAATTGAACGAATCTTTTACATATACCGTATTTTCGCCTCTTGGAAGTCCTGTGAAGGAATTAGAGTCCTGCCAGTTAATTCCGTCTATGGAATATTTGTAAGGAGGTACACCTCCGTTTGCAGTCACTTTAATCGTATTGTTGCTGATTTCTATATTGGAAATAACCGGTTGCAAACTGGCGCGCACATGTACTTCCTGAAGGGTTATACATTTTCCTGTTTTCAGTTTTACCCAGTAGGTACCGATTCCCACATTGTTAATAGATTGTGTTGTTTCTCCGGTGCTCCATTCGTATCCGTCAAATCCAGGTCCTGCATCCAGGGTAGTTTTGCCTTCGGCGCAGATTACTTTGTCTTTTAATACGGTAGATTTTACCGGTGGCAAAACAGTTAACGTAATCTTTGCGATATTAAAACACTGTTTTTCATTGGTCACTCTTGCATATACTATAGTGCTGGATGAAAGGTAAGCATCCGGAATGGCAATTGGGTTGGTCTGAGACATGGCGTCTGCCATCGTCTTGTAATATTTTACAACCGTTCCTGTAGGTATCGGGTTGGGAAGCCCGATCGCTGCATGGCTAAGATCAAAGGTTGAGAAATTAACATTATCAGGAATATAGCATTCCTGCAACACCGCATCATTTAATACAACGGTTGGGTGAAATTGTAATCTGATGGTGGCCGTAGCCTTACATCCGAATGCAGAAGTCACTTTTACATATATTGTCGTTTCCGGTGAAATATAACTGGTTGGATTGGTGATTTCGTTCGTTTCCGCATTCATGTCAGCAAGAGTAGGATAGTACTTGATGACTGCTCCGGCTCCTGTAAATACATTGGCTGTTGTCAGGTCATAGGTGGCGGTACCAGCTCCGTTGTTATTGCAGGCCAGAAGGGTGGCGCTATTGGCGGTAATGCTGGCGTCTACAAACTTAAATTTCCCGTTAATGAAACAGCCGTTCATAGGATTGTCCGGGTTGCTCGGGTCGTGATAGGCAATCCTGTAGTAATATGTTTTTACCGCGTCTACAGTAGCTATTGTAAGAGGAGATGCTCCGGTAAGAACATCGTTGATATTGTCGTGATAAGTGACATTGAAGTTCGTATTGTTTCCGTTTACGATTCCTGCAGTAAGGGTTGAAAAATCAAACTGTGTCGGAAGTCCGCACACCATTACTTTGCTTGGCTGTGTAGGATCTGCGGATGGAATTCCCGGAGTGATAAACGGATTAGGTGCTAATGTCGGATCGTTGAATGCTGAACTTAAAGATGCCGTTCCGCTCCAGATCATTGAAAAACCATTGGCTGACCTGGTGTGGTTGTTGATGACCAGATAATAAGTTTCTCCTGCTAATGCATTGATGTATGGGCTCCATTCCGCATTGTTCATTGCTGAACTGTTAGGTGGAAGAACTGCTGGAGGAGCAAGATTTAAATCTAATCCTGTTTCTCCGGTAGCTACCGATCCCCAGTAGTTACATCTTAAAGGTTTAACGAAAACGTGGGAGTCGTTCTGTAAAGATGCACAGCCGCCATTGGTAGGGCCATAGACTGCAAAATCATAATCATCCCTCAGAACGTTAGATTTAATGGTAAAGGCAAGGGTTCCGGAGGTTGCCACTGTGAAAGTGTACCATACCGAGTAGGTCTCATTTACGCTTAAGCATCCCCCGTTTTGATTGAGAATTTCCACAATACTTCCCACTCCGGAAGGAGTATAGGAAATATCAGAGTTCCCACAAATTGGAATTGCCGTGACGCAGTCAGACTG contains:
- the nadC gene encoding carboxylating nicotinate-nucleotide diphosphorylase, which produces MKRPSYVTDKALKTFINNALEEDIRDGDHSTLSTIPKELEQSAKLLVKQDCILAGVELAEFIFKTFDKNLKVEIFLKDGDLAKAGDIALIVTGSARSILSTERLILNCMQRMSGIATLTHEWDSRLVGTKTKLLDTRKTTPNFRICEKWAVAIGGGTNHRYGLYDMIMLKDNHIDYNGSITNAVAMAKDYIKQNKKKLKIEVETRNLEEVQEAINAKVDRIMLDNMDVETMKLAVDMINGSCESEASGGITRDMLKEIASTGVTFISAGALTHSAKNIDLSLKAVK
- a CDS encoding T9SS type B sorting domain-containing protein → MNKNLLAYFSVLLFFISEKSFAQTYQLTGNPVNTTGWTMVSPTQVNSDFIQLTPDTNHQSGSIRLNDPINLKYCDKWRVEFDFRMDSNQTSNGDGIAFWYLANPPVASVLGSGLGVSKNAVGFIVGLDSYNNTTAATMSKVHVAYGQVTNTTDTNNVEFFNVAGSSFHSPDMNTTLPFQGTTFKHVEVTAQVDPAAPTNWIVKITIDGNVICNQSFAPSGTAASMTVGYFGFSASTGGARSRHSIKNVKIYTDKVSILQNTATQSFCPDPTTGYGSVNLTTFNSQFVSTPGNYTFTYYPLGSSTPIANPTNYQYNTDTTITVVIKDNAGILCDNPDAKILLVLSPFKADDKTLLACNDNKAGTAVFNLTTANVTNVPGAIKKYYKTLTDLNAGVNEIASPDNYLSAPGTVYVKVTTPQGCTGTAKITLAFYPETQVNEASLRSCFIENNISTAVFDLTTANVTPLAGVSKKYYTSIADALAGTNEIANPQQYVSANTVVYVKVTDSNGCFAITKINLMVLPPVISAVLKDKIICIGDKTDLDAGPGFDGYEWNTGAKTQSIKGVDVGLYWVLLKTGNCITKQNVKVIPSSNPVISTIDINNNTITINVSGGTPPYRYSVDGSNWQDSNIFTGLQRGEVKVYVKDFYNCTPVEVQITVPNLVNAITPNDDNVNDAIDYSALAYKKNLVFIVYDRYGNKLYEANKTRNFKWDGTASGKKILTGTYWYTISWNENNKNNTETKYSGWVLVKNRE
- the rnhA gene encoding ribonuclease HI → MKIEIYTDGACSGNPGKGGYGILMRVPEKNYQKTFSKGFRKTTNNRMELLAVITALEKLKSTENDIHVYTDSKYVADAVNQNWITGWIKRGWKNVKNPDLWKKFIELYNKHQPKMHWVKGHAGHFENELCDKLAVAAAQSPDLEIDIYFEGLDDNSLF
- the nadB gene encoding L-aspartate oxidase, whose amino-acid sequence is MIKADVLVIGSGISGLSYAIKVSEQLPDAKIIIVTKSDEDESNTKYAQGGLAVVTDFKKDNFEKHIEDTMRAGDGENKRDVVEMVVKEAPARFNEIVEWGAQFDMKNGEFALGREGGHTENRIVHHKDITGFEIERALLETANNSPNIEILDHHYVIDIITQHHVPGKELNEGDIHCYGAYILDEKSKTIKKITSKITLAATGGAGHVYKNTTNPKIATGDGIAFVARAKGKVSNMQYYQFHPTALYSKIDGMLFLISEAVRGDGAKLRTKRGEKFMHKYDEREELASRDIVARAIDNEMKVSGDEYVGLDCREMNHEKFLEHFPNIYKKCKDEGIDPFTQLIPVVPACHYLMGGIEVDRDGQSSIKNLFAVGECTNSGLHGANRLASNSLLEGLVFGHNAAMKTAELLNENHFNFDDLKAVPEWNEEGMKIMDEMVIISYLRKQLQEMMSDLVGIVRSNRRLNMALQKHQEIAAAVDEIYHYSILSPQLSELRNLTTVAHLIITQSMEMKENKGAFYNKDLA
- a CDS encoding NAD(P)H-dependent oxidoreductase, with translation MNYLEALSRRYSVKKFNHQIIPQETLFNILESGKLSASSLGLQPYKIVVVESEEMKQKLIPAFYNPSQISTCSHLVVIISKKIIEESYVQGYFNHISEIRQTSVEKLEPFRNSINQHIVQKTQDEIFNWAEKQSYIVLANLMYAAAIENIDTCPMEGFRQDLIEEILNINPETEKVTVTLALGYRSEEDHFQHMKKVRKPNEKLFKFM
- a CDS encoding T9SS type B sorting domain-containing protein, with product MKKDILIFLLTILLCLPVKIHSQTYQLSGNPVNTTGWDLVSDAVVSGDFIRLTTDQTSKYGAIKLSTPITLSYCDKWKVEFDFRIDGNGTAQFGRGDGFTFWYLVNPPTGFVAGGGLGIPANASGLMVGFDIFNNATEGQMSKVHILYGTNNTAGNNIEFNNTPNSTFHSPDLNATQPFVGSTYKHVEVNGETDLTNPANWIIKIKIDGVLIVDQSFAPSGAAIGMTQGYFGFSAATGGASARHSIKNVKVFVDKVPILNNTVTPFVCANPATGNGVVDLTSYNNQFVNNPGNYIFTYYIQGSSTPIANPSAFQYTGNTTIKVVVKDPTSTLCDNGDGIIQLNPTPFAASDATLNGCNNNNAGTATFDLTSAAVTTVPGVTKEFYPSLYDLNAGTNLITNPAVYVSPAATVYVKVTTQQGCVSTAKITLNIYPVVVVNDAEIRSCSIETNPSTASFNLTGVSVTTQNGTTKKYYPSLTDAINGTNEITTNLTTYIAPTGVIYIKVTNANGCYSVAKVTLTVIPPTFSTVLKDKIICMEGKTTLDAGPGFKSYEWSTGATTQTISNVGVGTYWVKLKTGDCVAVQTVKVYASENPVVTSIDISGNTVTVYVNGGTPPYQYSMDNVNWQDSNIFSNVSRGEAKVFVKDSYNCAPIEINITVPNLINVITPNDDGINDVVDYSALAHKQNLEVNIYDRYGVQLFKADKTNRYIWNGTANGRRVPTGSYWYSVTWNENNKISTPIKFSGWIMVKNRD